The Novosphingobium kaempferiae genome includes a window with the following:
- a CDS encoding thiolase family protein, giving the protein MKSVVIAGYARSPFHLANKGALARVRPDDLAAQVIRGLIAKTGVEPADIEDIIVGCAFPEGEQGLNVARLIGLLADLPLSVGGMTVNRFCGSSMSAIHTAMGQIAIGAGEVFVCAGVESMSRVPMMGFNPLPNPVLAKKSAAYMGMGETAENVATKYQIGRAEQEALAVSSQQKAAAAREAGKLVDEIVPIETKAGTVSEDGTIRGDTTAEALAGLKPAFDAQGSVTAGTSSPLTDGASAVLVTTEEYARAHGLPILARIKSVAISGCAPETMGLGPIVSSQKAMQRAGISAGDLDVVELNEAFASQALACIKDLGLDTAKVNIDGGAIAIGHPLGATGARIVGKAAALLKREGGKYALASQCIGGGQGIATVLEAVE; this is encoded by the coding sequence ATGAAAAGCGTCGTGATCGCGGGCTATGCCCGTTCGCCGTTCCACCTTGCCAACAAGGGCGCGCTCGCCCGCGTCCGCCCCGATGACCTTGCCGCGCAGGTGATCCGTGGTCTCATCGCGAAGACCGGCGTCGAGCCCGCCGATATCGAGGATATCATCGTCGGCTGCGCCTTCCCCGAAGGCGAGCAGGGCCTGAACGTGGCGCGCCTGATCGGGCTCCTCGCGGACCTGCCGCTGTCGGTCGGCGGCATGACGGTGAATCGCTTCTGCGGCTCGTCGATGAGCGCGATCCACACCGCCATGGGCCAGATCGCCATCGGCGCGGGCGAGGTCTTCGTCTGCGCGGGTGTCGAGTCGATGAGCCGGGTGCCGATGATGGGCTTCAACCCGCTCCCCAACCCGGTGCTGGCGAAGAAGAGCGCCGCGTACATGGGCATGGGCGAGACGGCGGAGAATGTCGCCACCAAGTACCAGATCGGTCGCGCCGAGCAGGAAGCTCTGGCGGTTTCCAGCCAGCAGAAGGCCGCCGCCGCGCGCGAAGCGGGCAAGCTGGTGGATGAGATCGTGCCGATCGAGACCAAGGCGGGCACCGTCAGCGAGGACGGCACGATTCGCGGCGACACTACCGCCGAGGCGCTCGCCGGGCTCAAGCCCGCGTTCGATGCGCAGGGTTCGGTGACGGCGGGCACCTCCTCGCCGCTGACCGACGGCGCCAGCGCCGTGCTGGTCACGACCGAAGAGTATGCACGCGCTCATGGCCTGCCGATCCTCGCCCGCATCAAGTCGGTCGCGATCTCCGGCTGCGCGCCGGAAACCATGGGCCTTGGCCCGATCGTCTCCAGCCAGAAGGCGATGCAGCGCGCGGGGATTTCCGCCGGTGATCTCGACGTGGTGGAACTGAACGAAGCCTTTGCGTCTCAGGCACTTGCCTGCATCAAGGATCTCGGCCTCGACACCGCCAAGGTGAACATCGACGGCGGAGCCATCGCCATCGGGCACCCGCTCGGCGCGACCGGCGCGCGCATCGTCGGCAAGGCGGCGGCGCTGCTCAAGCGGGAGGGCGGCAAGTACGCGCTCGCCAGCCAGTGCATCGGCGGCGGGCAGGGCATCGCCACCGTTCTGGAGGCAGTGGAATGA
- a CDS encoding DUF2147 domain-containing protein: protein MHFVKLTTMALVSAMSAASPVLAADAGSLVGSWRTPAKHGVVEIERCGGSICGKLMSSENILKNPELKDINNKDASKRDRRLKGLQILGGFKADGNTWSGGSIYNPEDGGTYKATITPSGADTLKLKGCIVWPLCKTQTWTRIK from the coding sequence ATGCACTTCGTTAAACTTACGACCATGGCGTTGGTTTCCGCCATGAGCGCCGCTTCGCCGGTGCTCGCTGCGGATGCCGGTTCGCTGGTCGGTTCGTGGCGCACGCCCGCCAAGCACGGCGTCGTCGAGATCGAACGCTGCGGCGGCTCGATCTGCGGCAAGCTGATGTCTTCCGAGAACATCCTGAAGAACCCGGAACTCAAGGACATCAACAACAAGGACGCGTCCAAGCGCGACCGCCGCCTCAAGGGCCTCCAGATCCTCGGCGGCTTCAAGGCGGACGGCAATACGTGGTCGGGCGGGTCGATCTACAACCCCGAGGATGGCGGCACCTACAAGGCCACCATCACACCTTCGGGCGCGGACACGCTCAAGCTCAAGGGCTGCATCGTCTGGCCGCTCTGCAAGACGCAGACCTGGACGCGGATCAAGTGA
- a CDS encoding OmpP1/FadL family transporter — MHYRSSRLLLAGAASAVALAWGGTASAQAFYLQEQSVRGQGRAFSGEAADTGVESLWWNPASIAGMQGGEASVRASFIRPRGKVVDNNTVIVRPAQAPASVGGDPLAKNPIDNGVLPSGAIAYGFGRVALGLSVTAPYSFTTDYDADSWSRYSADKTKLRTFDIQPSIAVEVAKGLYIGGAANIEHVDAALGNYLPNLSPLLPDGHQNLKGKGWDVGWSAGMQFHDGPVSLGLAYKSSIKHKLDGTVTIEGLAGPLAARNGTIDATAEFSTPWMVIGSARAKMSKSLTLNAQVVRMGWSKFDSIDLGAPLNQSIPENYRNSWTWALGADYEVNPQWTVRTGIQRGMTPTRNGNRDARVPDSNRWNVSAGTSYSLSQKFTIDAAASYIWFKDATIDRTTAAYAGTPVQTPILVNGELQDASALVFSLGARMAF; from the coding sequence ATGCATTACCGTTCCAGTCGCCTCCTCCTTGCCGGCGCCGCCAGCGCCGTCGCCCTCGCCTGGGGAGGCACCGCGAGCGCACAGGCGTTCTATCTTCAGGAGCAGTCCGTCCGCGGACAGGGCCGCGCCTTTTCGGGCGAAGCGGCTGACACCGGCGTCGAGTCCCTGTGGTGGAACCCCGCCTCGATCGCCGGGATGCAGGGCGGCGAAGCTTCGGTCCGCGCCAGCTTCATCCGTCCGCGCGGCAAGGTGGTGGACAACAACACCGTGATCGTGCGCCCGGCGCAGGCCCCGGCCTCGGTCGGCGGCGATCCGCTCGCAAAGAACCCCATCGACAACGGCGTGCTCCCCTCGGGCGCGATCGCCTATGGCTTCGGCCGCGTGGCGCTTGGCCTGTCCGTAACCGCGCCCTATTCCTTCACTACCGACTACGATGCCGACAGCTGGTCGCGCTACAGCGCCGACAAGACCAAGCTGCGCACCTTCGACATCCAGCCCAGCATCGCGGTGGAAGTCGCCAAGGGCCTCTACATCGGCGGCGCGGCGAACATCGAGCATGTCGACGCCGCGCTCGGCAACTACCTCCCCAACCTCTCGCCGCTGCTGCCGGACGGGCACCAGAACCTCAAGGGCAAGGGATGGGACGTGGGCTGGTCTGCGGGCATGCAGTTCCATGACGGCCCGGTCTCGCTCGGCCTCGCCTACAAGTCGTCGATCAAGCACAAGCTCGACGGCACCGTGACGATCGAGGGGCTGGCCGGTCCGCTCGCCGCGCGCAACGGCACCATCGATGCCACCGCCGAATTCAGCACGCCATGGATGGTCATCGGCAGCGCCCGCGCGAAGATGAGCAAGAGCCTGACCCTCAACGCGCAGGTCGTGCGCATGGGCTGGAGCAAGTTCGACTCGATCGACCTCGGCGCCCCGCTGAACCAGTCGATACCCGAGAACTACCGCAACAGCTGGACCTGGGCGCTCGGCGCCGACTACGAGGTCAACCCGCAGTGGACGGTACGCACCGGCATCCAGCGCGGCATGACGCCCACCCGCAACGGCAACCGCGACGCGCGCGTGCCTGACAGCAACCGCTGGAACGTCTCGGCAGGCACCAGCTATTCGCTGAGCCAGAAGTTCACCATCGACGCGGCGGCCTCCTACATCTGGTTCAAGGACGCGACCATCGACCGCACGACGGCCGCCTATGCCGGGACGCCGGTGCAGACGCCGATCCTGGTCAATGGCGAGTTGCAGGACGCTTCCGCCCTCGTGTTCTCCCTCGGTGCAAGGATGGCCTTCTGA